One Rhodospirillaceae bacterium genomic region harbors:
- a CDS encoding NADH-quinone oxidoreductase subunit B family protein encodes MGVTIPAQVESDPIRATTDADQNVVARVAEELQSKGFVLSSVDKLANWARTGSMWPMSFGLACCAVEMMHSAMARYDLDRFGMVFRPSPRQSDVMIVAGTLTNKMAPALRKVYDQMPEPRWVISMGSCANGGGYYHYSYSVVRGCDRVVPVDIYVPGCPPTAEALLYGILQLHKKIRRVGTLDR; translated from the coding sequence ATGGGAGTGACGATTCCGGCTCAAGTCGAAAGCGATCCAATCCGGGCCACCACGGATGCAGATCAAAATGTCGTCGCCCGCGTGGCGGAAGAACTGCAAAGCAAGGGCTTTGTGTTGTCATCGGTCGATAAGCTTGCCAATTGGGCGCGCACTGGCTCGATGTGGCCGATGTCGTTCGGTTTGGCCTGTTGCGCTGTTGAGATGATGCATTCCGCCATGGCGCGTTATGATCTTGATCGCTTCGGCATGGTGTTTCGTCCGAGCCCACGGCAGTCTGACGTGATGATCGTTGCTGGTACCTTGACCAATAAAATGGCACCTGCACTGCGCAAAGTTTACGATCAAATGCCCGAGCCGCGCTGGGTGATCTCTATGGGGTCCTGCGCAAACGGCGGGGGCTACTATCATTACTCTTATTCCGTCGTGCGCGGTTGTGACCGCGTTGTGCCGGTCGATATTTATGTGCCGGGATGCCCGCCTACCGCTGAAGCCTTGTTGTACGGTATTCTGCAGTTGCACAAAAAAATCCGCCGTGTCGGCACATTGGATCGTTAA
- a CDS encoding NADH-quinone oxidoreductase subunit A — protein MQDLLTEYLPILIFMGIAFGLALVIVIASLIAGPSNPDPEKTSAYECGFEPFDDTRSKFDVRFYLVAILFIIFDLEVAFLFPWAVSLSDIGMFGFWSMMVFLGVLTVGFIYEWRKGALEWE, from the coding sequence ATGCAAGACCTGTTGACCGAGTATTTGCCGATCTTGATATTTATGGGCATCGCGTTTGGTTTGGCGCTGGTGATTGTGATCGCCTCATTGATTGCGGGCCCTTCGAATCCTGACCCTGAAAAAACATCTGCTTATGAGTGCGGTTTCGAACCTTTTGACGATACCCGCTCTAAGTTTGACGTGCGGTTTTATCTGGTCGCCATTCTCTTCATTATTTTTGACTTGGAAGTTGCCTTCCTCTTTCCGTGGGCGGTGAGCTTGTCTGACATCGGGATGTTCGGATTCTGGTCGATGATGGTGTTTCTGGGCGTGTTAACCGTCGGCTTTATTTACGAATGGCGAAAAGGAGCTCTGGAATGGGAGTGA